In one window of Pseudochaenichthys georgianus chromosome 5, fPseGeo1.2, whole genome shotgun sequence DNA:
- the LOC139433876 gene encoding uncharacterized protein, which yields MALQVAPFRQGYRLILFTLYMLPLGNIIRNHSVNFHCYADDTQLYLSIKPDEINHLNKIQGCLKDLKTWMTLNFLMLNTTKTEVIVLGPKNLRNKLSKDILTMDGINLASSETVRNLGVIFDQDLSFNAHIKSISRTAYFHLRNIAKIRHILPQNDAEKLVHAFVNSRLDYCNSLLSGSTKKSIKSLQLIQNAAARVLTRVRKRDHITPVLAALHWLPIEHRIEFKILLLAYKALNGQAPSYLKELIIPYCPTRALRSKNAGLLVVPRISKSTMGARAFSYQAPHLWNQLPVCVRAADTLSVFKSALKTFLFDKAYS from the exons ATGGCGCTCCAGGTTGCCCCGTTTCGCCAAGGCTACCGCCT tattttgttcacattatatatgcttccgttaggcaatattataaggaatcattctgtaaactttcattgttatgcggatgatactcaactatatttatcaatcaagcctgatgaaattaatcatctaaataaaattcaaggctgccttaaggacttaaaaacgtggatgaccttaaactttttgatgttaaacacgaccaaaactgaagttattgtacttggcccgaagaatctacgaaacaaattatctaaagacatactaactatggatggcattaatttggcctccagtgagactgtaaggaatcttggtgttatatttgatcaggatttatcctttaacgcccacataaaatcaatttcaaggaccgcctacttccatctacgtaacattgcaaagatcaggcatatcttgcctcaaaacgatgcagagaaactagtccatgcatttgttaattctaggctggattattgtaactctttattatcagggagtaccaagaagtcaatcaagtcgcttcagctgattcaaaatgctgcggctcgtgtactaacgagagttaggaaaagggaccacattactccggttctggctgccttacactggctccctatagaacacaggatagaatttaaaattcttcttctcgcctacaaagcccttaatgggcaggcgccatcttaccttaaagaactcattataccctactgtcctactagggcattgcgttccaagaatgcagggttgttggttgttcctagaatctctaaaagtacaatgggagccagagccttttcttatcaagctccacatttgtggaatcagcttccagtttgtgttcgggcggcagacaccctatccgtttttaagagtgcgcttaagaccttcctttttgataaggcttatagttag